Proteins from a genomic interval of Schistocerca cancellata isolate TAMUIC-IGC-003103 chromosome 8, iqSchCanc2.1, whole genome shotgun sequence:
- the LOC126095463 gene encoding uncharacterized protein LOC126095463, protein MNNYRSSTVVSESLENVRVVQSATVQRDDRLGWAAHGTTAGLCDISRLKAAPIIETSRVAIIDLSQITRVPSKQETCLLRRAAPVAAELPNLAQPTVNAALPAIVRSVRVAAKIRQVPSELLALHAEMGVTTWLLPSTRMITTSAMIKNLALPMFKKNKVFEM, encoded by the exons ATGAATAATTACAGGTCAAG CACTGTTGTGTCAGAATCATTGGAAAACGTCAGAGTGGTACAGAGTGCAACCGTGCAACGTGACGACCGGTTAGGCTGGGCTGCACACGGCACCACAGCTGGGCTGTGCGATATATCAAGACTGAAGGCGGCGCCTATCATCGAGACATCAAGAGTCGCTATTATCGATCTGTCGCAGATAACCAGAGTCCCTTCCAAACAGGAGACATGCCTCCTCCGTCGTGCTGCGCCAGTTGCTGCGGAACTACCGAAC CTTGCACAGCCAACTGTAAATGCAGCTCTTCCTGCAATTGTACGAAGTGTCCGTGTGGCAGCAAAGATTCGTCAGGTACCAAGTGAGCTGTTGGCACTGCACGCAGAAATGG GTGTAACGACATGGTTGTTGCCTTCGACAAGGATGATCACCACCTCTGCTATGATTAAAAACCTTGCATTGCCTATGTttaagaaaaataaagtttttgaaatgtaa